The following coding sequences lie in one Gorilla gorilla gorilla isolate KB3781 chromosome 5, NHGRI_mGorGor1-v2.1_pri, whole genome shotgun sequence genomic window:
- the DLK2 gene encoding protein delta homolog 2 isoform X2 encodes MPSGCRCLHLVCLLCILGAPGQPVRADDCSSHCDLAHGCCAPDGSCRCDPGWEGLHCERCVRMPGCQHGTCHQPWQCICHSGWAGKFCDKGFHGRDCERKAGPCEQAGSPCRNGGQCQDDQGFALNFTCRCLVGFVGARCEVNVDDCLMRPCANGATCLDGINRFSCLCPEGFAGRFCTINLDDCASRPCQRGARCRDRVHDFDCLCPSGYGGKTCELVLPVPDPPMTVDTPLGPTSAVVVPATGPAPHSAGAGLLRISVKEVVRRQEAGLGEPSFVALVVFGALTAALVLATVLLTLRAWRRGVCPPGPCCYPAPHYAPACQDQECQVSMLPAGLPLPPDLPPEPGKTTAL; translated from the exons ATGCCCAGCGGCTGCCGCTGCCTGCATCTCGTGTGCCTGTTGTGCATTCTGGGGGCTCCCGGTCAGCCTGTCCGAG CCGATGACTGCAGCTCCCACTGTGACCTGGCCCACGGCTGCTGTGCACCTGACGGCTCCTGCAG GTGTGACCCGGGCTGGGAGGGGCTGCACTGTGAGCGCTGTGTGAGGATGCCTGGCTGCCAGCACGGTACCTGCCACCAGCCATGGCAGTGCATCTGCCACAGTGGCTGGGCAGGCAAGTTCTGTGACAAAG GCTTCCATGGGCGTGACTGCGAGCGCAAGGCTGGACCCTGTGAACAGGCAGG CTCCCCATGCCGCAATGGCGGGCAGTGCCAGGACGACCAGGGCTTTGCTCTCAACTTCACGTGCCGCTGCTTGGTGGGCTTTGTGGGTGCCCGCTGTGAGGTAAATGTGGATGACTGCCTGATGCGGCCTTGTGCTAACGGTGCCACCTGCCTTGACGGCATAAAccgcttctcctgcctctgtcctgAGGGCTTTGCTGGACGCTTCTGCACCATCAACCTGGATGACTGTGCCAGCCGCCCATGCCAGAGAGGGGCCCGCTGTCGGGACCGTGTCCATGACTTCGACTGCCTCTGCCCCAGTGGCTATGGTGGCAAGACTTGTGAGCTTGTCTTACCTGTCCCAGACCCCCCAATGACAGTGGACACCCCTCTAGGGCCCACCTCAGCTGTAGTGGTACCTGCCACGGGGCCAGCCCCCCACAGCGCAGGGGCTGGTCTGCTGCGGATCTCAGTGAAGGAGGTGGTGCGGAGGCAAGAGGCTGGGCTAGGTGAGCCTAGCTTTGTGGCCCTGGTGGTGTTTGGGGCCCTCACTGCTGCCCTGGTTCTGGCTACTGTGTTGCTGACCCTGAGGGCCTGGCGCCGGGGTGTCTGCCCCCCTGGACCCTGTTGCTACCCTGCCCCACACTATGCTCCAGCGTGCCAGGACCAGGAGTGTCAGGTTAGCATGCTGCCAGCAGGGCTCCCCCTGCCACCTGACTTGCCCCCTGAGCCTGGAAAGACCACAGCACTGTGA
- the DLK2 gene encoding protein delta homolog 2 isoform X1, with amino-acid sequence MPSGCRCLHLVCLLCILGAPGQPVRADDCSSHCDLAHGCCAPDGSCRCDPGWEGLHCERCVRMPGCQHGTCHQPWQCICHSGWAGKFCDKDEHICTTQSPCQNGGQCMYDGGGEYHCVCLPGFHGRDCERKAGPCEQAGSPCRNGGQCQDDQGFALNFTCRCLVGFVGARCEVNVDDCLMRPCANGATCLDGINRFSCLCPEGFAGRFCTINLDDCASRPCQRGARCRDRVHDFDCLCPSGYGGKTCELVLPVPDPPMTVDTPLGPTSAVVVPATGPAPHSAGAGLLRISVKEVVRRQEAGLGEPSFVALVVFGALTAALVLATVLLTLRAWRRGVCPPGPCCYPAPHYAPACQDQECQVSMLPAGLPLPPDLPPEPGKTTAL; translated from the exons ATGCCCAGCGGCTGCCGCTGCCTGCATCTCGTGTGCCTGTTGTGCATTCTGGGGGCTCCCGGTCAGCCTGTCCGAG CCGATGACTGCAGCTCCCACTGTGACCTGGCCCACGGCTGCTGTGCACCTGACGGCTCCTGCAG GTGTGACCCGGGCTGGGAGGGGCTGCACTGTGAGCGCTGTGTGAGGATGCCTGGCTGCCAGCACGGTACCTGCCACCAGCCATGGCAGTGCATCTGCCACAGTGGCTGGGCAGGCAAGTTCTGTGACAAAG ATGAACATATCTGTACCACGCAGTCCCCCTGCCAGAATGGAGGCCAGTGCATGTATGACGGGGGCGGTGAGTACCATTGTGTGTGCTTACCAGGCTTCCATGGGCGTGACTGCGAGCGCAAGGCTGGACCCTGTGAACAGGCAGG CTCCCCATGCCGCAATGGCGGGCAGTGCCAGGACGACCAGGGCTTTGCTCTCAACTTCACGTGCCGCTGCTTGGTGGGCTTTGTGGGTGCCCGCTGTGAGGTAAATGTGGATGACTGCCTGATGCGGCCTTGTGCTAACGGTGCCACCTGCCTTGACGGCATAAAccgcttctcctgcctctgtcctgAGGGCTTTGCTGGACGCTTCTGCACCATCAACCTGGATGACTGTGCCAGCCGCCCATGCCAGAGAGGGGCCCGCTGTCGGGACCGTGTCCATGACTTCGACTGCCTCTGCCCCAGTGGCTATGGTGGCAAGACTTGTGAGCTTGTCTTACCTGTCCCAGACCCCCCAATGACAGTGGACACCCCTCTAGGGCCCACCTCAGCTGTAGTGGTACCTGCCACGGGGCCAGCCCCCCACAGCGCAGGGGCTGGTCTGCTGCGGATCTCAGTGAAGGAGGTGGTGCGGAGGCAAGAGGCTGGGCTAGGTGAGCCTAGCTTTGTGGCCCTGGTGGTGTTTGGGGCCCTCACTGCTGCCCTGGTTCTGGCTACTGTGTTGCTGACCCTGAGGGCCTGGCGCCGGGGTGTCTGCCCCCCTGGACCCTGTTGCTACCCTGCCCCACACTATGCTCCAGCGTGCCAGGACCAGGAGTGTCAGGTTAGCATGCTGCCAGCAGGGCTCCCCCTGCCACCTGACTTGCCCCCTGAGCCTGGAAAGACCACAGCACTGTGA